One Mycolicibacterium parafortuitum DNA segment encodes these proteins:
- a CDS encoding enoyl-CoA hydratase/isomerase family protein: MDDSYQRLTVSTADGVGWLILNRPDAANAFDALMLDELEQAWAQLDADPEVRVIVNAANGKAFCTGMDVVQVARDKAAMRLHSRRTRDAELKISSWHCGVWKPVIAAVNGVVAGGGLHLVADADIVIASEEASFVDPHVSVGQAVAYEAITLIRKSPMEAITRMALSGRGERISAERARELGIVSEVLPADRLRSTAASLAAAVAANSPTALRATKKALWRSLEVGLSQARHEATEQIWRLRDHPDHAEGARAWRDKRRPVWQPDNSVEVP; the protein is encoded by the coding sequence GTGGACGATAGCTACCAGCGGCTGACCGTGTCGACTGCCGACGGAGTCGGATGGCTGATCCTGAACCGGCCCGACGCGGCGAACGCTTTCGACGCCCTGATGCTCGACGAGCTCGAACAGGCCTGGGCACAACTCGACGCCGATCCGGAGGTACGCGTAATCGTCAACGCGGCCAACGGAAAAGCGTTCTGCACCGGGATGGACGTGGTGCAGGTGGCCCGTGACAAGGCCGCGATGCGCCTGCACTCGCGCCGGACCCGGGATGCCGAACTCAAGATCTCGTCGTGGCACTGCGGCGTCTGGAAACCGGTGATCGCTGCGGTCAACGGTGTCGTCGCCGGCGGCGGTTTGCATCTGGTCGCCGACGCCGACATCGTCATCGCCTCCGAAGAAGCCTCGTTCGTCGATCCCCACGTGTCGGTCGGACAGGCTGTCGCGTACGAGGCGATCACCCTCATCCGGAAGTCCCCGATGGAGGCGATCACCCGGATGGCGTTGAGCGGAAGGGGCGAACGGATATCTGCCGAGCGTGCGCGCGAATTGGGGATCGTCTCCGAGGTCCTTCCGGCCGACCGGCTTCGCTCCACCGCGGCGTCGCTGGCGGCCGCCGTCGCGGCCAACTCACCGACCGCACTGCGTGCGACCAAGAAGGCGCTGTGGCGGTCGCTTGAGGTCGGGCTGAGCCAGGCCCGGCACGAAGCCACCGAGCAGATCTGGCGCCTGCGCGATCATCCCGACCACGCCGAAGGCGCTCGCGCCTGGCGGGACAAGCGTCGTCCGGTGTGGCAACCCGACAACTCGGTGGAGGTGCCGTGA
- a CDS encoding enoyl-CoA hydratase/isomerase family protein, whose amino-acid sequence MARDALTEAFAAAHDEPAVRAVLLCAAGQKHFCGGAGLSAHAAEAGAAAPRSERRAGDIAKMLQQGWQRLISAVLDCDKPVVAAVNGTAVGAGASLVLACDLVVMSSEARLVEAFVNRGILPDSGAVHLLTRIVGLRKATELLMLGEPVDAATCADLGLVNRVVAPSDVDGVAAELAGRLAQGPTVMLGLTKRLLKVSSESGRDRAFEQEAWAQEVVSRTSDLQEGLAAFAQRRPPKFRGC is encoded by the coding sequence TTGGCCCGTGATGCGCTCACGGAGGCTTTCGCCGCGGCGCACGACGAGCCGGCCGTCCGCGCGGTCCTGCTCTGCGCTGCCGGGCAGAAGCACTTCTGTGGCGGTGCCGGGTTGTCGGCGCACGCGGCAGAGGCGGGCGCCGCCGCGCCGAGAAGCGAACGCCGGGCCGGCGATATCGCCAAGATGTTGCAGCAGGGCTGGCAGCGACTGATCAGCGCGGTGCTCGACTGTGACAAGCCGGTGGTCGCCGCGGTCAACGGTACGGCGGTGGGAGCCGGGGCGAGCCTGGTGCTGGCCTGCGATCTGGTCGTGATGTCGAGCGAGGCGCGCCTTGTCGAGGCGTTCGTGAATCGGGGGATTCTGCCTGATTCCGGGGCGGTCCATCTTCTGACGCGGATCGTCGGATTGCGCAAAGCAACCGAGTTGCTGATGCTCGGCGAACCCGTCGATGCCGCGACCTGCGCCGACCTCGGCCTGGTGAACCGGGTTGTCGCCCCGTCGGACGTGGACGGTGTCGCCGCCGAGCTCGCCGGCCGGCTCGCGCAGGGTCCGACGGTGATGCTGGGGCTGACCAAGCGCCTGCTGAAGGTGTCCTCGGAGTCCGGGCGCGACCGCGCGTTCGAGCAGGAGGCATGGGCGCAAGAGGTGGTGTCTCGGACCAGCGACCTCCAGGAGGGGCTGGCCGCGTTCGCGCAGCGTCGTCCCCCCAAGTTCCGTGGGTGCTGA
- a CDS encoding acetyl-CoA acetyltransferase, which yields MPTNPVAIVGVGLSDCGRVPDKTAMALMAQAARRALADCGLGKEDVDGFGGHGTLLPPVDVIEYLGLRPMWIDSTNVGGSSWEVLAGHAAAAISAGEIDVALLTYGSTARSDVKRRVRASAAALGTGGAMGYEAPYGATLIAKYAMAARRHMIEYGTTVDQLAEVAVAAHEWAAMNEDAFESERITIADVAAAPMLADPFTSKHVCLRTDGGGAVVLAGERVARDCAKDPVWILGDADAASHVSMSEWRDFTTSAAAISGPRAFAQAGVTPAEIDVCQLYDSFTSTVLLTVEDLGFCAKGEGGAFIGSGALRPGGALPTNTDGGGLASCHPGMRGMFLMVEAVRQLRGECGARQVADARLACVHAMGGFFSHSATMILGRQ from the coding sequence ATGCCAACGAACCCCGTTGCGATCGTCGGTGTGGGCCTTTCCGATTGCGGGCGGGTTCCGGACAAGACCGCGATGGCGTTGATGGCGCAGGCAGCGCGTCGCGCCCTCGCCGACTGCGGTCTCGGCAAGGAGGACGTCGATGGTTTCGGGGGGCACGGAACCCTGCTGCCGCCCGTGGATGTCATCGAGTATCTGGGTCTGCGCCCGATGTGGATCGACTCCACGAATGTCGGCGGGTCCTCGTGGGAGGTCCTCGCCGGACACGCCGCCGCGGCGATCAGCGCCGGCGAGATCGACGTCGCACTGCTGACCTACGGTTCGACCGCCCGTTCGGACGTCAAACGCCGTGTACGCGCATCGGCCGCCGCACTGGGAACCGGCGGCGCGATGGGTTATGAAGCGCCCTACGGCGCGACGCTGATCGCGAAGTACGCGATGGCCGCGCGCAGACACATGATCGAATACGGCACCACGGTCGATCAGTTGGCCGAGGTCGCCGTCGCCGCCCACGAGTGGGCGGCGATGAACGAGGACGCGTTCGAGTCGGAACGCATCACGATCGCCGACGTGGCCGCCGCGCCGATGCTCGCCGATCCGTTCACGTCCAAGCACGTATGCCTGCGCACCGACGGCGGCGGCGCGGTGGTGCTCGCCGGCGAACGGGTGGCGCGGGACTGCGCGAAAGATCCGGTGTGGATCCTCGGTGACGCTGACGCGGCATCGCACGTGAGCATGAGCGAATGGCGGGATTTCACCACCTCGGCGGCAGCGATCTCGGGGCCGCGTGCCTTCGCGCAGGCGGGAGTCACGCCTGCCGAGATCGACGTGTGCCAGCTCTACGACTCGTTCACCTCGACTGTGCTTCTCACCGTGGAGGATCTGGGGTTCTGCGCCAAAGGTGAGGGTGGGGCATTCATCGGGTCCGGGGCGCTGCGTCCCGGCGGGGCGCTGCCCACCAACACCGACGGCGGGGGCCTGGCGTCCTGCCATCCGGGTATGCGCGGAATGTTCCTGATGGTCGAGGCGGTCCGGCAACTGCGCGGTGAATGCGGGGCCCGACAAGTCGCCGACGCCCGCCTGGCGTGCGTGCACGCGATGGGCGGCTTCTTTTCCCACAGCGCGACGATGATCCTCGGGAGGCAGTGA
- a CDS encoding TauD/TfdA family dioxygenase produces the protein MPTAIYTEQVTDSMAWTGADFTSKEDFCFDLSSRNVGALQSILVKTGNKDRDDITPEDARHPDLDDDLARLYQDLMYGKGLACVRGFPVEQHSIEELERIYWAFCTHLGYLVSNNSFGHRMVRVQEEVLPNGVQPARGTKSRAELAMHNDAADILSLLCVYPAAQGGESQFSSGPAAHNRILRERPDLLDVLYQGFPHHRRSEQPDDQPDVTPYDVPVFSQVDGRICLNFTYSSILPAMKTLGREFTPKQEEAIELLRTVLVEQQVEFRLESGEAAVANNFAMCHSRSDFVSSTDPKKARCFLRAWMEVPLEDRRLPLGREYFHMENKDLRLGYDPVEGRDGSVARNDYKNVDAALADMFKAAQAKPKLKK, from the coding sequence ATGCCCACCGCGATCTACACCGAGCAGGTCACCGATTCGATGGCCTGGACTGGTGCCGATTTCACCAGCAAGGAGGACTTCTGCTTCGATCTGTCCTCGCGTAACGTCGGCGCGCTGCAATCGATTCTGGTCAAGACCGGCAACAAGGACCGCGACGACATCACGCCCGAGGATGCGCGTCATCCCGACCTCGACGACGACCTCGCCCGGTTGTATCAGGATCTGATGTACGGCAAGGGGTTGGCGTGCGTGCGCGGCTTCCCGGTCGAGCAGCATTCGATCGAGGAACTGGAGCGCATCTACTGGGCGTTCTGCACCCACCTCGGTTATCTGGTGTCCAACAACTCCTTCGGGCACCGCATGGTGCGGGTGCAGGAGGAGGTGCTGCCCAACGGGGTTCAGCCGGCACGCGGCACCAAGTCGCGGGCCGAGCTGGCGATGCACAACGACGCCGCCGACATCCTCTCGCTTCTGTGCGTGTATCCGGCGGCCCAGGGCGGGGAGAGTCAGTTCTCCAGCGGGCCGGCGGCGCACAACCGGATCCTGCGGGAACGTCCGGACCTGCTCGACGTGCTGTATCAGGGTTTCCCGCACCACCGCCGCAGCGAACAGCCCGACGACCAGCCCGACGTCACCCCGTACGACGTCCCGGTGTTCTCCCAGGTCGACGGACGCATCTGTCTGAACTTCACCTACAGCAGCATTCTTCCCGCGATGAAGACACTGGGGCGAGAGTTCACGCCCAAGCAGGAGGAGGCCATCGAACTGCTTCGCACCGTGCTCGTCGAGCAGCAGGTGGAGTTCCGTCTGGAGTCGGGGGAGGCCGCGGTCGCGAACAACTTCGCGATGTGTCACTCCCGCTCGGACTTCGTCAGCAGCACCGACCCGAAGAAGGCGCGGTGCTTCCTGCGGGCGTGGATGGAAGTGCCGCTCGAGGACCGGCGGCTGCCGCTCGGGCGCGAGTACTTCCACATGGAGAACAAGGACCTGCGGCTCGGTTACGACCCCGTCGAAGGCCGGGATGGTTCCGTCGCGCGCAACGATTACAAGAACGTCGACGCCGCATTGGCCGACATGTTCAAGGCCGCTCAGGCGAAACCCAAGCTGAAGAAGTGA
- a CDS encoding HpcH/HpaI aldolase family protein: MTSLRQSLRNEGLLLCLALLNSRTPEVPAIAAACGYDAIYVDLEHTATSLDTVAVMCSGAVGAGIAALVRVPSQDPSVIARVLDVGAAGIIVPHVNSPQEARDVVAAARFPPLGHRSISGPNVLSGFRPRPAPELASFLESQTVVAVMVETPAAVAEVDAIASVDGVDMVLLGPSDLTAEMGIHGDYENAHFHYAVRSVAAACRNHGVALGVAGIKSVDLLERFVGMGLRFISAGTDVGMMTEAATMRAQALRGLDGRHGPSAG; the protein is encoded by the coding sequence ATGACGTCATTGCGCCAGTCGCTGCGAAATGAGGGCCTGCTGCTCTGTTTGGCCTTGCTCAACTCCCGCACGCCCGAGGTCCCGGCCATCGCCGCGGCCTGCGGTTACGATGCGATCTACGTCGACCTCGAGCACACCGCGACGTCTCTGGACACGGTGGCGGTGATGTGCTCGGGTGCCGTCGGTGCGGGCATCGCGGCGCTGGTGCGCGTGCCCTCCCAGGATCCCAGTGTCATCGCCCGAGTGCTCGACGTCGGCGCGGCTGGAATCATTGTGCCGCACGTCAACTCGCCCCAGGAAGCGCGTGATGTCGTCGCCGCGGCACGTTTTCCCCCGCTGGGGCATCGCTCGATCTCGGGCCCGAACGTGCTGAGCGGATTCCGGCCGCGTCCTGCGCCCGAACTGGCGTCGTTCCTGGAGTCGCAGACGGTGGTCGCCGTGATGGTCGAGACTCCCGCCGCCGTCGCGGAAGTCGATGCGATCGCATCGGTCGACGGGGTCGACATGGTCCTACTCGGGCCGAGCGATCTGACCGCCGAGATGGGCATTCACGGAGACTATGAGAATGCACATTTCCATTATGCGGTAAGGTCTGTTGCAGCGGCATGCCGAAACCACGGTGTCGCGCTTGGAGTGGCCGGCATAAAGTCTGTTGACCTGCTGGAACGCTTCGTCGGGATGGGTCTGCGCTTCATCTCGGCGGGGACGGACGTCGGGATGATGACCGAGGCGGCCACGATGCGCGCCCAAGCGCTCCGGGGACTTGACGGCCGCCACGGACCCAGCGCCGGTTGA
- a CDS encoding class I adenylate-forming enzyme family protein, protein MTGSPELLRTARERAATLRERYRDAGFWSDRPTDPLRSAASKHPDRPAVRDRARTLTFAELDALVDLTGQALKDSGVTRSCPVVIVAGNDVDSVVAVQAALRVDAVVLLVARSAGETGARDALTRSGARHMMTPNCDWPGLASADCRTVAVARAGQGRRPDTPLRPARAADEPCFVLYTSGTTSRPKGVVHSLSTLTKASANYIAASGLGAADSIFLISPLASITGVLQALFIGPMLAAPVVLEDRWDPSGTCDLLLDAGATWYGGPDRLLDRLLDEVARRGAEVPLRAVYLGGTQLDRRIVERAEDEFGIIVMRAYGSSEVPVSTSGLREEPKSLRHNDDGTLLADVQVRVGSSGEPTECCISGPHTFLGYTDTDDDVHAFDGEWFRTGDVAEVEDGRVRIVGRIKDIVIRNGLKIAAAEVDEAVLRIDGVRECAAYSVPDATTGERLAVALVLDDGAELSLADVASALTVAGLPKYKLPEELVFWEQSLPLNANGKVERNTLAQRADGRRRAVAPRLVSAN, encoded by the coding sequence ATGACGGGCTCGCCAGAGTTGCTGCGTACGGCCCGGGAACGGGCAGCGACGCTGCGCGAGCGCTACCGCGACGCCGGCTTCTGGTCGGATCGACCTACTGACCCGCTGCGGTCGGCGGCCTCGAAGCATCCGGACCGGCCCGCTGTGCGCGACCGCGCCCGCACACTCACCTTCGCCGAACTCGACGCACTGGTCGACCTCACCGGCCAGGCGCTGAAGGACTCCGGCGTGACGCGGTCCTGCCCCGTGGTGATCGTGGCAGGCAACGACGTGGACTCCGTGGTGGCCGTGCAGGCGGCGCTGCGGGTGGATGCGGTGGTGCTGCTGGTGGCACGCAGCGCAGGGGAAACGGGCGCCCGAGATGCGTTGACCCGCAGCGGTGCCCGTCACATGATGACGCCGAACTGCGACTGGCCGGGCTTGGCGTCTGCGGACTGCCGCACGGTCGCGGTCGCCCGGGCCGGCCAGGGACGCCGCCCGGACACCCCATTGCGCCCGGCCCGCGCGGCCGACGAACCGTGCTTCGTGCTGTACACCTCGGGCACCACCTCCCGGCCCAAGGGGGTGGTGCACTCGTTGAGCACGTTGACCAAGGCGTCGGCGAACTACATCGCCGCATCCGGCCTCGGAGCCGCCGACAGCATCTTCCTGATCAGCCCGCTCGCGTCGATCACCGGCGTACTGCAGGCTCTCTTCATCGGTCCGATGCTCGCCGCTCCGGTGGTGTTGGAAGACCGCTGGGACCCCAGCGGCACCTGCGATCTGCTGCTGGACGCCGGTGCGACCTGGTACGGCGGCCCGGATCGACTCCTCGACAGGCTGCTCGACGAGGTGGCGCGCCGCGGTGCGGAGGTTCCGCTGCGGGCGGTGTATCTCGGCGGTACGCAACTCGACCGGCGCATCGTCGAACGGGCCGAGGACGAGTTCGGCATCATCGTGATGCGCGCGTACGGGTCGTCGGAGGTGCCGGTGAGCACGTCCGGCCTACGTGAGGAGCCGAAGTCGCTGCGGCACAACGACGACGGGACTCTGCTGGCCGATGTGCAGGTGCGGGTGGGGTCGTCGGGTGAGCCGACCGAGTGCTGCATCAGCGGCCCGCACACTTTTCTCGGCTACACCGACACCGACGACGACGTGCATGCCTTCGATGGCGAATGGTTCCGCACCGGCGATGTCGCCGAGGTCGAGGACGGCCGCGTCCGGATCGTCGGGCGGATCAAGGACATCGTGATCCGCAACGGGCTCAAGATCGCGGCGGCCGAGGTGGACGAGGCAGTGCTGCGGATCGACGGGGTGCGGGAATGCGCCGCCTATTCGGTGCCCGATGCGACGACGGGGGAGCGGTTGGCAGTCGCGCTCGTGCTCGACGACGGCGCCGAGCTCTCGCTGGCCGACGTCGCCTCGGCGCTCACCGTCGCGGGTCTGCCGAAATACAAGCTGCCCGAGGAACTGGTGTTCTGGGAGCAGTCGCTGCCGCTCAACGCGAACGGGAAGGTCGAACGCAACACGCTGGCCCAGCGGGCCGACGGTCGACGCCGCGCGGTGGCCCCGCGCCTCGTCAGCGCGAACTGA
- a CDS encoding enoyl-CoA hydratase/isomerase family protein, whose translation MDYPSVPGLLAEQQGPVLRLTLDRPDRRNAVDDTMLDALIGHLAAVGTDESVRVIRIDATGPDFCAGSDLIANNVRSERKPRVGSTQRRLPNKANRLIPLMTETQVPIVTVVRGWAAGLGFHLALASDFCVAAGTAKFWEPFMARGFTPDSGAAWLLPRLIGMVRTRKLLMLGEELSGSAAAEWEVIHHACAEEDLDRSAAALVDTLAKAPTVALGLTKWLLHSGIGLDLDRHLHNEAMALELSSRSEDFKEGLAAFRDKREAEFRGR comes from the coding sequence ATGGACTATCCGAGTGTGCCCGGCCTGCTGGCCGAACAGCAGGGGCCAGTGCTACGGCTGACGCTTGATCGCCCCGATCGCCGCAACGCGGTCGACGACACGATGCTCGACGCGTTGATCGGGCACCTCGCTGCCGTGGGCACCGACGAGTCGGTGCGGGTCATCCGCATCGATGCCACAGGCCCGGACTTCTGCGCGGGGTCGGACCTGATCGCCAACAACGTCAGATCCGAACGCAAGCCGCGCGTCGGGAGCACCCAGCGGCGACTTCCCAACAAGGCCAACAGGCTCATCCCGCTGATGACGGAGACCCAGGTCCCCATCGTCACGGTGGTGCGTGGCTGGGCAGCCGGGCTCGGCTTCCACCTGGCGCTGGCCTCGGACTTCTGCGTCGCTGCCGGCACCGCGAAGTTCTGGGAACCGTTCATGGCACGCGGATTCACCCCAGACAGCGGCGCGGCGTGGCTGCTCCCCCGGCTCATCGGGATGGTGCGCACGCGCAAACTGCTGATGCTCGGCGAGGAACTGTCCGGGTCTGCAGCCGCGGAGTGGGAGGTGATCCACCACGCATGCGCGGAGGAAGACCTGGACCGCAGCGCCGCCGCGCTTGTCGACACCCTCGCCAAGGCGCCGACGGTGGCGCTCGGCCTGACGAAATGGCTGCTGCACAGCGGAATCGGCCTCGATCTGGACCGTCACCTGCACAATGAGGCGATGGCACTCGAGCTGTCCAGCCGCAGTGAGGATTTCAAAGAAGGCCTGGCCGCATTCCGCGATAAACGCGAGGCCGAGTTTCGTGGACGATAG
- a CDS encoding hydroxyacid dehydrogenase yields MTGSPRPRLVYERWTDPVAGEVLERSDVELVRLDLDASDDDGWAKLRTAHGYQVATRTDVARRRDGEQWLAGPALVSRCDNLLAVCSAGAGYDVIDVEACTRAGIAVCNNSGPGAEAVAEHALGFMLDLAKKITVADRALRGGDIGDRLALRGTQLLGKTLGVVGLGAIGGRLVEMCAPFGMEVLVFDPYVDDSTARRRGVVRVTLDELVERSDFVQVTCPLTSETKGLFGSAQFAAMKPSAYFITTARGPVHDEAALLDALVGGDIAGAGLDVFHEEPPRHDNPLLHLDNVVATPHTAGITVEAARDIAVATAQQWQTIFAGGMPPRLLNPEVWPRYCERFSDLLGMRPTARVDLENGSTVR; encoded by the coding sequence GTGACCGGCAGCCCGCGGCCCCGGCTGGTTTACGAACGGTGGACCGACCCCGTCGCCGGAGAGGTGCTCGAGCGCTCCGATGTGGAACTGGTGAGACTAGACCTGGACGCATCCGACGACGACGGTTGGGCGAAACTGCGAACAGCCCACGGGTACCAGGTGGCGACCCGCACCGATGTGGCGCGCCGCCGCGACGGTGAACAGTGGCTGGCCGGTCCGGCCCTCGTGTCGCGGTGCGACAACCTGCTGGCGGTCTGTTCGGCCGGTGCCGGCTACGACGTGATCGATGTCGAGGCGTGTACCCGCGCCGGTATCGCGGTGTGCAACAACTCCGGGCCCGGCGCCGAGGCGGTCGCCGAGCACGCGCTCGGTTTCATGCTCGATCTGGCGAAGAAGATCACCGTCGCCGACCGCGCGCTGCGCGGTGGGGACATCGGCGACCGGCTGGCCCTGCGGGGCACTCAATTGCTGGGTAAGACGCTCGGCGTGGTCGGCCTCGGTGCGATCGGTGGCCGTCTGGTCGAGATGTGCGCACCGTTCGGTATGGAGGTGCTGGTCTTCGACCCGTATGTGGACGATTCGACCGCACGGCGGCGCGGGGTGGTGCGGGTGACGCTGGACGAGTTGGTCGAACGGTCGGACTTCGTGCAGGTGACGTGCCCGCTCACCAGCGAGACGAAGGGCCTGTTCGGCAGTGCCCAATTCGCGGCGATGAAGCCTTCCGCGTATTTCATCACCACAGCACGAGGACCGGTCCACGACGAGGCGGCGTTGCTCGACGCACTCGTCGGCGGGGACATCGCCGGCGCGGGTCTCGACGTCTTTCACGAGGAGCCGCCGCGCCACGACAACCCGCTGTTGCATCTGGACAATGTGGTCGCCACACCCCATACCGCCGGCATCACCGTCGAAGCCGCCCGCGACATCGCTGTCGCGACCGCGCAGCAATGGCAGACGATATTCGCCGGGGGGATGCCGCCGCGGTTGCTGAACCCGGAGGTCTGGCCGCGGTATTGCGAGCGGTTCTCCGACCTCCTCGGAATGCGTCCCACCGCACGGGTGGACCTGGAGAACGGGAGCACCGTCAGGTGA
- a CDS encoding Zn-ribbon domain-containing OB-fold protein yields the protein MEVPVGPHRPVADSDSHAWWSAIQDRTLMVNGCASCGRKSLYARPFCPHCWSEDVALVAASGHGTLYTWSVVHQNAAPFDARAPYVVAMVDLAEGPRVMSTVEGCDAAELRAGMALTVSFREDEDGFVVPVFHPAHPVSSR from the coding sequence ATGGAGGTGCCCGTGGGCCCACACCGGCCGGTGGCCGATTCCGACAGCCACGCGTGGTGGAGTGCGATCCAGGACCGCACCCTGATGGTCAACGGATGCGCATCGTGCGGCCGGAAGTCGTTGTATGCCCGTCCATTCTGTCCACACTGCTGGAGTGAGGATGTCGCGCTGGTCGCTGCGAGCGGACACGGAACCCTGTACACGTGGAGCGTGGTCCACCAGAACGCGGCACCGTTCGACGCTCGCGCACCGTACGTGGTCGCGATGGTCGACCTGGCGGAGGGGCCGCGGGTGATGAGTACGGTCGAAGGCTGCGATGCAGCCGAACTTCGCGCCGGCATGGCGTTGACGGTGTCGTTCCGCGAGGACGAGGACGGCTTCGTCGTTCCCGTGTTCCACCCAGCCCACCCGGTCAGTTCGCGCTGA
- a CDS encoding SDR family NAD(P)-dependent oxidoreductase encodes MTFDGEVAIVTGAGRGLGRCHALELARRGARVVVNDLGSTVDGSGASTSAAQAVVDEITAAGGTAIAETSSVATEDGGAAIVAAAMDAFGRVDILVNNAGILRDAAFKNMTADQVDAVIAVHLLGAFNVTRAVWPVMRERNYGRIVHTTSGTGLFGNFGQANYGAAKMGLVGMMHVLAIEGARNNIAVNAIAPIARTRMTEDIMGEAGKAMDPELVTPVVVYLAHRDCDRTAHVYSVGGGKVSRVFIGVTSGIEDPALTAESVADSIDTIDDPSAFVIRGGPAAR; translated from the coding sequence ATGACCTTCGACGGCGAGGTCGCCATCGTCACCGGCGCAGGAAGAGGGCTCGGCCGTTGTCACGCCCTGGAGCTGGCCCGCCGGGGGGCACGGGTGGTGGTCAACGACCTCGGCAGCACCGTCGACGGCAGCGGCGCGTCGACGTCGGCCGCACAAGCCGTGGTCGACGAGATCACGGCCGCCGGTGGCACGGCGATCGCCGAGACATCCTCGGTGGCGACCGAGGACGGGGGCGCGGCGATCGTCGCGGCCGCGATGGACGCCTTCGGCCGGGTCGACATTCTGGTGAACAACGCCGGGATCCTGCGTGACGCGGCGTTCAAGAACATGACCGCCGATCAGGTCGACGCGGTGATCGCCGTCCATCTCCTCGGGGCGTTCAACGTGACCCGTGCGGTCTGGCCGGTGATGCGGGAGCGGAACTACGGCAGAATCGTCCACACCACCTCTGGTACAGGACTTTTCGGTAACTTCGGACAGGCGAACTACGGCGCGGCGAAAATGGGGTTGGTCGGCATGATGCACGTGCTGGCCATCGAAGGCGCGCGCAACAACATCGCGGTCAACGCGATCGCGCCGATCGCCCGGACCCGGATGACCGAGGACATCATGGGTGAGGCGGGAAAGGCGATGGACCCCGAGCTGGTCACACCCGTCGTCGTCTACCTCGCACACCGCGACTGCGACCGCACGGCCCATGTCTACTCGGTGGGCGGAGGGAAGGTGTCGCGGGTGTTCATCGGAGTGACGAGCGGGATCGAGGATCCGGCGCTGACCGCGGAATCGGTCGCCGACTCGATCGATACGATCGACGATCCGTCGGCGTTCGTCATCCGCGGAGGGCCCGCAGCGCGCTGA